A stretch of the Staphylococcus sp. NRL 16/872 genome encodes the following:
- a CDS encoding ISL3 family transposase → MCKSILNTLRIKDKNLSFSDEVTEKKYKGRKSLFYYAELTYQPTHCENCLTKNENFSIVKNGKKTSTITLLKIMEMPAYLKLQKQRFYCKTCDSYFTAKSNIVDDYCFISNKTKLAVLDKAQEYRSQKSIAKSCLVSSMTVSRVINQAASDVGQSSFDALPEHLMMDEFKSVKNVIGKMSFIYADAVSHRIVDVVADRKLKSLKDHFYRYSLKLRQKVKTVTIDMYEPYMSLIKQLFPNAKIIIDRFHIVQSLNRALNMSRVHIMNCYKTSNRPLYNKYKSYWKLFLKPFETLEAFNYRKVRLFKEWKTEKGIMNYLLSVDVELFNTYHYVHELRRLLKENQIEKFTHKLFSIHLSDVCPKLRPVIRTLRRLTAFIENTMIYSNLTNGPLEGINNKIKLIKRVSFGYRNYDNLRNRIIIISRLFASTTKKEIKQPKVA, encoded by the coding sequence ATGTGTAAGTCTATATTAAATACATTAAGAATTAAAGATAAAAATCTAAGTTTTTCAGATGAAGTGACTGAGAAAAAATATAAAGGACGAAAGAGTCTGTTTTACTATGCAGAGCTTACTTATCAACCTACACATTGTGAAAATTGTTTAACTAAAAACGAAAATTTCTCTATAGTGAAAAATGGTAAGAAAACTTCAACGATTACTTTACTTAAAATTATGGAAATGCCTGCTTATTTAAAGCTTCAAAAACAAAGATTTTATTGTAAAACATGTGATAGTTATTTTACTGCTAAATCTAATATTGTCGACGATTATTGTTTTATTTCTAACAAAACAAAACTTGCAGTTTTAGATAAAGCGCAAGAATACCGCTCTCAAAAATCTATCGCTAAGTCATGCTTAGTATCATCAATGACTGTATCTAGAGTGATTAATCAAGCGGCAAGCGACGTAGGTCAGTCTTCTTTTGATGCTTTACCTGAACACTTAATGATGGACGAATTTAAAAGTGTTAAAAATGTAATTGGAAAAATGAGTTTTATTTATGCAGATGCTGTATCGCACCGCATCGTAGATGTGGTAGCAGATCGTAAGTTAAAATCGCTGAAAGATCATTTTTATCGTTATTCCTTGAAACTAAGACAAAAAGTCAAAACTGTAACGATTGATATGTATGAACCCTATATGTCGCTAATCAAGCAATTATTTCCTAATGCGAAGATTATTATTGATCGTTTTCATATTGTTCAATCTTTAAATCGAGCGTTAAATATGTCTAGAGTTCATATAATGAATTGTTATAAAACCTCTAATAGACCGCTTTATAATAAATATAAAAGTTATTGGAAACTATTTCTTAAACCTTTTGAAACGCTAGAAGCATTTAATTATCGTAAAGTTCGTTTATTTAAAGAGTGGAAAACCGAAAAAGGAATTATGAATTACTTATTAAGTGTAGATGTTGAATTATTTAATACATATCACTACGTTCATGAGCTAAGACGATTATTAAAAGAAAACCAAATAGAGAAATTTACTCATAAACTCTTTTCTATTCATCTTTCAGATGTGTGTCCTAAATTACGTCCAGTTATTAGAACTTTAAGAAGATTAACAGCTTTCATTGAAAACACCATGATATATTCTAACCTGACCAACGGTCCGTTAGAAGGAATTAATAATAAAATCAAACTCATTAAAAGGGTATCTTTTGGTTATAGAAATTATGATAATTTACGTAATCGAATTATTATAATTTCGCGACTATTTGCCTCAACAACAAAAAAAGAGATTAAACAACCTAAGGTTGCTTAA
- a CDS encoding 2-hydroxyacid dehydrogenase family protein: MEKVYIAGAIPEVGLNLLKEHFEVEMYEGDGIIDKETLKEGVKDASALISILSTNVDQDVIDSGKNLKIIANYGAGFNNVDIEYARKKDIDVTNTPKASTASTAELTFGLVLAVARRIVEGDKLSRTKGFDGWAPLFFRGREVSGKTIGIIGLGEIGSAVAQRAKAFDMDILYTGPHQKKEKEREIGAKYVDLDTLLENADFITINAAYNSDLHHMIDSDQFKKMKQTAYLINAGRGPIVNEEALVKALNDKEIEGAALDVYEFEPEITEGLKSLDNVVITPHIGNATFEARDMMSKIVANDTIKKLNGEEPQFIVNK; this comes from the coding sequence ATGGAAAAAGTTTACATCGCTGGAGCAATTCCTGAAGTAGGATTAAATTTACTTAAAGAACATTTCGAAGTTGAAATGTATGAGGGTGATGGCATCATAGACAAAGAAACGCTTAAAGAAGGCGTAAAAGATGCTTCTGCGCTCATCAGTATTTTATCTACTAACGTCGATCAAGACGTTATTGATAGTGGTAAAAATCTTAAAATCATCGCTAACTACGGTGCTGGCTTCAATAATGTAGATATTGAGTATGCACGAAAAAAAGACATTGATGTTACTAATACACCAAAAGCATCTACAGCTTCAACTGCTGAATTAACATTTGGTTTAGTACTTGCAGTGGCACGTCGTATCGTTGAAGGTGATAAATTATCACGTACTAAAGGATTCGATGGTTGGGCACCTTTATTCTTCAGAGGTCGAGAAGTTTCAGGTAAAACAATCGGTATCATAGGTCTTGGCGAAATCGGGAGTGCTGTAGCTCAACGTGCTAAAGCTTTTGATATGGATATTTTATATACTGGCCCTCATCAAAAGAAAGAAAAAGAACGTGAGATTGGTGCTAAATATGTAGATTTAGATACATTACTTGAAAATGCAGACTTCATTACTATTAACGCTGCATATAATTCTGATTTACACCATATGATTGATAGTGATCAGTTTAAGAAAATGAAACAAACTGCTTATTTAATTAATGCTGGTCGTGGTCCTATCGTAAATGAAGAAGCTTTAGTTAAAGCACTAAATGATAAAGAAATCGAAGGCGCTGCTCTAGATGTGTATGAATTCGAACCTGAAATTACTGAAGGCTTAAAATCATTAGACAATGTAGTAATCACGCCACATATCGGTAATGCTACATTCGAAGCTAGAGATATGATGTCTAAAATAGTCGCAAATGATACTATTAAAAAATTAAACGGTGAAGAACCACAATTTATCGTTAATAAATAA
- a CDS encoding multidrug efflux SMR transporter — protein sequence MSWICLVIAGLLEVLGVVWLNEFARTKKKWLIIMMAITFVFSFSFLKIAMISIPMGTSYAIWTGIGTAGGAILGMIIYNESKHFMRIFFISLILISVIGLKLLQ from the coding sequence ATGTCTTGGATATGCTTAGTAATTGCTGGATTATTAGAAGTACTTGGCGTCGTGTGGTTAAATGAATTTGCTCGCACCAAAAAGAAGTGGCTGATTATTATGATGGCGATCACGTTTGTATTCAGTTTTAGCTTTCTTAAAATAGCAATGATTTCTATACCAATGGGTACCTCATACGCTATTTGGACTGGTATAGGCACTGCTGGTGGCGCTATACTTGGAATGATTATTTATAATGAATCTAAACATTTCATGCGTATCTTTTTTATTTCACTCATTTTAATTTCAGTGATAGGCTTAAAACTTCTTCAGTAG
- a CDS encoding SMR family transporter codes for MQWLKVILAGLIEVVWVIGLDNAHNVLTWLFTLVFLSLSFYLMLSASNHLPVGTVYAVFVGIGAAGTVITDMLFFNQSFSITKIGLLVLLIIGIIGLKLSTNEPDKGGI; via the coding sequence ATGCAGTGGCTAAAAGTAATACTCGCCGGTCTTATAGAAGTAGTTTGGGTAATTGGGTTAGATAATGCTCATAATGTCCTTACATGGCTATTTACTTTAGTTTTTTTATCTCTTAGTTTTTATTTAATGTTATCTGCTTCTAATCATTTACCGGTGGGTACTGTATATGCAGTGTTTGTCGGTATAGGAGCTGCAGGCACGGTTATTACTGATATGCTATTTTTTAATCAGTCATTTTCAATTACTAAGATTGGACTACTTGTATTACTCATAATAGGTATTATTGGCCTTAAACTTTCAACCAATGAACCAGATAAAGGAGGAATATAA
- a CDS encoding CHAP domain-containing protein: MNKIITISTLTAGIGASALGLSANHADAAEYNHTPAPQQQSFYNTHSTSNTTSISSNSSTSYATSSSTTTSSSTQTTSSSGNLYTAGQCTWYVYDRVGGKIGSTWGNANNWASAAQAAGYTVNNTPVQGAILQTSQGSMGHVAYVESVNNDGSITISEMNYNGGPYVKDTRTISASQVSSYNYIHLS; encoded by the coding sequence ATGAATAAAATTATTACTATTTCAACATTAACAGCTGGCATCGGTGCCTCAGCATTAGGTTTAAGTGCAAACCATGCAGACGCTGCTGAATATAATCATACTCCAGCACCACAACAACAATCATTTTATAATACACATAGCACATCAAATACAACATCTATCAGTAGCAACTCATCAACAAGTTATGCTACTAGTAGTTCAACTACTACATCATCTTCAACACAAACGACATCATCATCTGGCAACTTATATACAGCTGGACAATGTACTTGGTACGTATATGATAGAGTTGGTGGTAAAATTGGATCAACTTGGGGAAATGCAAATAATTGGGCAAGTGCCGCTCAAGCAGCAGGTTATACTGTGAACAATACACCTGTGCAAGGTGCTATTCTTCAAACTAGTCAAGGAAGCATGGGACATGTCGCTTATGTAGAAAGTGTAAATAATGATGGCTCAATAACAATTTCTGAAATGAATTATAATGGTGGCCCTTACGTCAAAGATACACGTACAATTTCAGCTAGCCAAGTAAGTTCATATAACTATATTCATTTATCTTAA
- a CDS encoding DUF4870 domain-containing protein → MTENYAYQANQQNLNNNNDDARLMSMLIFLLGFFTSIIGPIIIWAIKRNEARLIDQAGKNYFNMIISYFIWNVVLGLLFIPIFLGFALNIDSLSIFLGLLVIILALAIFVISILYIIFHIVACVKYFSGNEYVVPLSIRFFK, encoded by the coding sequence ATGACAGAGAATTATGCTTACCAAGCAAATCAACAAAACCTAAACAACAATAATGATGACGCACGATTAATGTCTATGCTTATTTTTTTACTAGGCTTTTTCACTTCAATTATTGGACCAATTATCATTTGGGCTATCAAACGCAATGAAGCCCGTCTGATTGATCAAGCTGGCAAAAATTACTTTAACATGATTATTTCGTATTTTATTTGGAATGTTGTTTTAGGCCTTTTATTTATTCCTATTTTTCTTGGCTTCGCATTAAATATTGATTCTTTATCTATCTTTTTAGGATTATTAGTTATTATTTTAGCCTTAGCAATTTTTGTTATTTCTATTTTGTATATCATATTTCACATAGTGGCCTGTGTAAAATATTTTAGTGGTAATGAATATGTTGTTCCGCTTTCTATTCGATTTTTTAAATAG
- a CDS encoding NAD/NADP-dependent octopine/nopaline dehydrogenase family protein, with the protein MKIAVVGSGNGAVTAAVDMVDQGHDVKLYCRNSSIKKFQNAMDKGGFDYNDEREEKFIPFTDISDDISYVLKDAEIIQVVIPSSYIEYYAKIMAEHVTNDQLIFFNIAAAMASIRFMNVLEDRHIEVQPKFAEANTLTYGTRVDFEEARVDLSLKVRKVFFSTYKKEELSESFEKVSQIYPYLVKEENLWKTNLENGNPEVHPGPTLLNVGRIDYADSFALYKEGITKHTVRLLHAIELERLTLGRKLGFELLTAKEARIQRGYLERKDEDEPLNRLFNTSPVFSQIPGPNSVQNRYLTEDIAYGLVLWSSLGRAIDVDTPNIDAVIMIASTILERDFFNEGLTVEELGLDKLGLE; encoded by the coding sequence ATGAAAATAGCAGTCGTAGGATCAGGCAATGGCGCAGTAACTGCTGCGGTAGATATGGTAGACCAAGGTCATGATGTGAAGTTATATTGTCGAAATTCATCGATTAAAAAATTTCAAAATGCGATGGATAAAGGTGGATTTGATTATAACGATGAAAGAGAAGAAAAATTCATTCCATTTACAGATATAAGTGATGATATTTCTTACGTACTAAAAGACGCTGAAATTATTCAAGTTGTTATTCCTTCTTCATATATTGAATATTACGCGAAGATTATGGCTGAACATGTGACAAATGATCAATTAATCTTCTTCAATATCGCTGCTGCAATGGCGTCCATTCGTTTTATGAATGTACTGGAAGATCGTCATATTGAGGTGCAACCTAAGTTTGCGGAAGCTAATACATTAACATATGGTACACGTGTAGATTTCGAAGAGGCGCGCGTAGATTTATCACTTAAGGTACGTAAAGTCTTCTTTTCAACTTATAAAAAGGAAGAATTAAGTGAGAGCTTCGAAAAAGTGAGTCAGATTTATCCTTATTTAGTTAAAGAGGAAAATTTATGGAAGACTAACTTAGAAAATGGTAATCCAGAGGTTCATCCTGGACCAACATTACTGAATGTAGGGCGTATAGACTATGCTGATTCATTTGCATTATATAAAGAAGGGATTACAAAACATACGGTTAGATTATTACATGCAATTGAATTAGAGCGTTTAACACTAGGACGTAAATTAGGCTTCGAACTTTTAACTGCAAAAGAAGCCCGTATTCAACGCGGTTATTTAGAAAGAAAAGATGAAGATGAACCGTTAAATCGTTTATTTAACACAAGTCCAGTATTCTCTCAAATTCCAGGACCTAATTCTGTACAAAACCGCTATCTAACTGAGGATATAGCGTATGGTCTTGTTTTATGGTCAAGCTTAGGACGTGCCATTGATGTAGATACGCCTAACATTGATGCCGTTATCATGATTGCTTCTACTATTTTAGAAAGAGATTTCTTTAATGAGGGATTAACTGTAGAAGAATTAGGTTTAGATAAACTTGGACTAGAATAG
- the nhaC gene encoding Na+/H+ antiporter NhaC: MMKRKPTFFEAISTIIVMVIVVTTGFIIFDIPIQVLLLISSAYAALIAFRVGLRWTDLEEGITHRLTTAMPAIFIILAVGIIVGSWMYSGTVPALIYYGLKFLNPNYFLVSAFVISAICSVATGTAWGSASTAGIALISIAGQLDMNLGMAAGAIIAGAVFGDKMSPLSDTTNLAALVTKVNIFSHIRAMMWTTIPASIIGIIVWFFAGLNSKSSANSKQIKALLNELSTAYNINIWVWVPLIVIIICLLCKVSTVPSMLASSLSALIVGSLNNHFNIVDGFKATFDGFKSEMTGMSHFSKNATTLMEQGGMMSMTQIIVTIFCGYAFAGIVEKSGCLDVMVQTVSKGVKSVGTLILITVICCLMMVFAAGVASIVIIMVGVLMKEMFEDRNLDRSNLSRTLEDSSTMVLPLIPWGTSGIYYTQQLGVSVDQFFIWTVPCYLCAVLAIIYGFTGIGIRKKSKNENVNNS, from the coding sequence ATTATGAAAAGGAAACCAACATTTTTTGAGGCAATATCTACAATTATTGTGATGGTGATTGTTGTAACCACAGGCTTTATTATATTTGATATACCTATTCAAGTTTTATTATTAATATCTTCAGCCTATGCTGCATTAATCGCTTTTCGAGTTGGATTGAGATGGACGGATTTAGAAGAAGGTATTACACATCGTTTAACGACTGCGATGCCTGCGATATTTATCATTTTAGCAGTAGGGATTATTGTAGGTAGTTGGATGTATTCAGGTACTGTGCCAGCGTTAATTTATTATGGTTTGAAATTTCTTAATCCTAATTATTTTTTAGTCTCAGCATTTGTTATTTCAGCAATTTGTAGTGTGGCTACAGGTACAGCATGGGGTTCGGCTTCAACAGCTGGTATCGCATTAATCTCAATTGCTGGCCAATTAGATATGAATTTAGGAATGGCAGCAGGCGCAATTATTGCCGGTGCTGTTTTTGGTGATAAAATGTCACCTTTATCAGATACTACAAACTTAGCTGCATTAGTCACTAAGGTTAATATCTTTTCTCATATTAGAGCAATGATGTGGACTACCATTCCAGCTTCAATTATCGGTATTATTGTATGGTTCTTCGCAGGTTTAAATTCTAAAAGTAGTGCCAATTCTAAACAAATTAAGGCATTATTAAATGAACTTTCAACAGCCTATAATATTAATATTTGGGTCTGGGTGCCTTTAATAGTCATCATAATATGTCTACTATGTAAAGTTTCTACGGTACCGTCAATGCTAGCTTCTAGTTTGAGTGCGCTTATCGTAGGTTCATTGAATAATCATTTCAATATTGTTGATGGTTTTAAAGCAACATTTGATGGCTTTAAATCAGAAATGACTGGTATGAGTCATTTTTCTAAAAATGCCACGACCTTGATGGAACAGGGCGGCATGATGAGTATGACACAAATTATTGTTACTATCTTCTGTGGCTACGCGTTTGCAGGGATTGTAGAAAAATCAGGATGCTTAGATGTTATGGTACAAACTGTGTCTAAAGGCGTAAAATCGGTTGGCACATTAATATTGATTACTGTTATATGCTGTTTAATGATGGTATTTGCTGCTGGGGTAGCTTCAATCGTTATCATTATGGTAGGTGTGTTAATGAAAGAAATGTTTGAAGATAGAAACTTGGATAGAAGTAATTTATCAAGAACATTAGAGGATTCAAGTACCATGGTATTACCTTTAATACCTTGGGGCACATCAGGTATATATTATACCCAACAATTAGGCGTTTCAGTTGATCAATTCTTTATTTGGACAGTCCCATGTTATTTATGTGCTGTTCTAGCAATTATTTATGGTTTTACTGGTATTGGTATTCGTAAAAAAAGTAAGAATGAAAATGTAAATAATTCGTAA
- a CDS encoding CHAP domain-containing protein, whose product MKKIATATIATAGVATIAIAGHGHEAQAAEQGYNPNDPTSYSYSYTIDQQGNYHYTWKGNWSPDRLSHSNQTYTTNTTNTNNNHNNYNYNYNYNYSYNNNNNSSNYNYNSYNHYANNNYSRTSTQSYNAGTQTTGNTTTSYSTSNNNVKVTTTAAPSSNGVSISNSASSGSNLYTSGQCTYYVYDRVGGRISSLWGNANNWASAASAAGYTVNNSPSVGSIMQSTAGAYGHVAYVESVGNDGSVTVSEMNYGHGPGVVTSRTLSASQAAAYSYIH is encoded by the coding sequence ATGAAAAAAATCGCTACAGCTACAATCGCTACTGCAGGAGTTGCAACAATCGCTATCGCTGGACATGGTCACGAAGCACAAGCTGCTGAACAAGGTTACAATCCAAACGATCCAACTTCATACAGCTACTCTTACACTATCGACCAACAAGGTAACTATCATTACACTTGGAAAGGTAACTGGAGCCCAGATCGTTTAAGTCACTCAAACCAAACTTATACAACTAACACTACAAATACTAATAATAATCATAACAACTACAATTACAACTATAACTACAACTATAGTTACAATAACAATAATAATAGCAGTAATTACAACTACAATAGCTATAATCACTATGCTAACAATAACTACAGTAGAACTAGTACTCAATCTTATAATGCAGGTACTCAAACTACTGGAAACACAACTACTAGTTATTCAACTTCAAATAATAACGTTAAAGTAACAACTACAGCTGCACCATCATCTAATGGCGTTTCAATTTCTAACTCTGCAAGCTCTGGTAGTAACTTATATACTTCTGGTCAATGTACTTATTATGTATACGACAGAGTAGGTGGTAGAATTAGCTCATTATGGGGTAACGCTAACAACTGGGCAAGTGCAGCTTCAGCAGCTGGTTACACTGTAAACAACTCACCTTCAGTTGGTTCAATTATGCAATCTACTGCAGGTGCTTACGGTCACGTTGCTTACGTTGAAAGCGTAGGAAATGACGGTTCAGTAACTGTATCTGAAATGAACTATGGTCACGGTCCTGGTGTTGTAACTTCACGTACATTATCAGCTAGCCAAGCTGCTGCATATAGCTACATTCACTAA
- a CDS encoding AraC family transcriptional regulator, producing the protein MKSRDLIFIMLNDLYSIESKEDSIVAVMEIAFKDYLRYADDYIKLHGYKFSSIERKQMEPFIINLLEFECRKPKILHIKDKLVKHLCVELGYIQRKHRQNSKLENALVDEVHEYIIEHHDQKINRQDLANSLNMSNKELSQVIKYHTPYNNITQYINDVRLKLCLIDILKSKTLIQDIAFEHGFNHFPRFIALFNEKYGATPGQVRKNKQPLNLNNLETKEIPFDEKAQLLIAEAKSHYH; encoded by the coding sequence ATGAAATCACGTGATTTAATATTTATTATGCTCAATGATTTATATTCTATTGAAAGTAAAGAAGATTCTATTGTTGCAGTAATGGAAATTGCTTTTAAAGATTATTTAAGATACGCAGATGATTATATTAAATTACATGGTTATAAATTTTCATCAATAGAAAGAAAGCAAATGGAACCTTTCATTATTAATTTACTTGAATTTGAATGTCGGAAACCTAAAATTCTTCATATAAAAGATAAATTAGTTAAACACTTGTGTGTAGAATTAGGATACATTCAACGCAAACATCGTCAGAATTCTAAATTAGAGAATGCATTAGTTGACGAAGTGCATGAATATATCATCGAACATCATGATCAAAAGATTAATAGACAAGATCTTGCAAATTCTTTGAATATGTCAAATAAAGAATTGAGTCAGGTCATTAAATATCATACACCCTACAATAATATTACTCAGTATATTAATGATGTTAGATTAAAGTTGTGTTTAATAGATATTTTGAAAAGTAAAACACTTATCCAAGATATCGCTTTTGAACATGGTTTTAATCATTTTCCACGTTTTATTGCTCTATTTAATGAGAAATACGGTGCAACACCTGGGCAAGTAAGAAAAAATAAACAACCCTTAAATTTAAACAATTTAGAAACAAAAGAAATACCTTTCGATGAGAAAGCACAACTACTCATTGCTGAGGCAAAAAGTCATTATCATTAA
- a CDS encoding PH domain-containing protein: MILDNVNPDDLFPTEKKGPSVLGMIEYKVQEQTEFEGAFIATSERLIMNVDMNGQFYYRNIPYNEVENIEYNGEDVIFTFNIGKVPMTRIQSEDVKSFVEYVEEKIK; the protein is encoded by the coding sequence ATGATATTGGATAATGTAAATCCTGATGATTTATTCCCAACTGAAAAAAAGGGGCCTTCAGTGTTAGGTATGATTGAATATAAAGTACAAGAACAAACTGAATTTGAAGGTGCTTTTATAGCCACATCTGAACGTTTAATTATGAACGTGGATATGAACGGTCAGTTTTATTATAGAAACATCCCATATAATGAAGTTGAAAATATAGAATATAATGGTGAAGACGTTATTTTTACATTTAATATTGGTAAAGTACCAATGACACGTATTCAATCAGAGGATGTTAAGTCTTTTGTAGAATATGTGGAGGAAAAAATTAAATAG
- a CDS encoding MarR family transcriptional regulator translates to MGQIKDINDLVNATFQVKKFFKDTKKKYNLNYEEIYILNYIVKSKTNEITSKEIATYSEFKPYYLTKALQKLKDLQLLSKKRSIQDERTVIVYVTEEQREKINKLIAELEKYIK, encoded by the coding sequence ATGGGACAAATTAAAGACATCAATGATTTAGTTAACGCAACATTTCAAGTGAAAAAATTTTTTAAGGATACTAAAAAGAAATATAACTTAAATTATGAAGAAATTTATATTTTGAATTATATTGTTAAAAGTAAGACCAATGAAATAACTTCTAAAGAAATTGCGACTTATTCAGAATTTAAACCTTATTACTTGACTAAAGCATTACAAAAATTAAAAGATTTACAGTTATTATCAAAAAAACGTAGCATACAAGATGAAAGAACAGTTATTGTTTATGTAACAGAGGAACAACGCGAAAAGATTAATAAGTTAATTGCTGAACTAGAGAAATACATTAAATAA